Proteins co-encoded in one Candidatus Thiodictyon syntrophicum genomic window:
- the glgX gene encoding glycogen debranching protein GlgX has protein sequence MTQPTYRVEPGNWDQGGAAFVDGGVNFCVFSRYAQQAEILLFDREEAPAPFQIIRLDPRVNRTFFFWHCLVLDLPSGTWYNWRVDGRCDTRESGARIDGDKALLDPWATTVSDRLWDRARAARPGDNVATAMRAQVLRDDYDWEGDQPLHVPLSESVIYEMHLGDFTRHPSAGAAHPGTFRALIDKIPYLSDLGITHVELLPIMAFDRQDVPPATAALGHQNYWGYSTHSFFAPHPHFAADATRARDEFRDMVKALHRAGIGVILDVVFNHTAEGGGTGPTISFKGLGNEVFYHLNFTDRRLYRDYTGCGNTVNCNHPIVTRFLVDALLYWVQQMHVDGFRFDLASALARGEDGNPLYHAPFLWATELSPLLNRSHIIAEAWDAGGLYQVGDFPGFRWAEWNGRYRDLMRAFVCGDPGLIPEVATRIAGSSDLYQARGRRPANSVNFITCHDGFCLWDLVSYETKRNLANGEGNRDGSDQNINWNCGVEGPTDDPAILALRRRQARNFIGILMLSQGVPMLLSGDEILRSKDGNNNTYCQDNELSWFDWSQVEAQRPMLEYVRGLIALRRRHPSLTRDRFLTGAPEPGQDLPDIAWHGLQLDKPRWSVPDNRALAFTLAGVSAAEPPLHVMFNMWEDALEFAVPPLPGRRWTLAVDTMAEPGVFPPDTPAPMTAGQIRVGAHALVVLEAHPV, from the coding sequence ATGACCCAACCCACCTATCGCGTCGAACCCGGCAACTGGGACCAGGGCGGTGCCGCCTTCGTCGACGGCGGGGTCAACTTCTGCGTCTTCAGCCGCTATGCGCAGCAGGCGGAGATCCTGCTGTTCGACCGCGAAGAGGCGCCCGCGCCCTTCCAGATCATCCGCCTCGACCCGCGGGTGAACCGCACCTTTTTTTTCTGGCACTGCCTGGTCTTGGACCTGCCGAGCGGCACCTGGTACAACTGGCGGGTCGACGGCCGCTGCGATACGCGCGAGAGCGGCGCCCGGATCGATGGGGACAAGGCCCTGCTGGACCCCTGGGCGACGACCGTGAGCGACCGCCTCTGGGACCGGGCGCGCGCCGCCCGGCCCGGGGACAATGTGGCGACCGCCATGCGCGCCCAGGTGCTGCGCGACGATTACGACTGGGAGGGCGACCAACCCCTCCACGTCCCGCTCAGCGAGTCGGTGATCTATGAGATGCACCTGGGTGATTTCACCCGCCACCCCTCCGCCGGGGCCGCCCACCCCGGCACCTTCCGGGCCCTGATCGACAAGATCCCCTATCTGAGCGACCTGGGCATCACCCATGTGGAACTTCTGCCGATCATGGCCTTCGACCGCCAGGATGTCCCGCCCGCGACCGCCGCCCTGGGGCACCAGAACTACTGGGGCTACAGCACCCACAGCTTTTTCGCCCCCCACCCCCATTTCGCCGCCGACGCGACGCGGGCGCGCGACGAGTTCCGCGACATGGTCAAGGCGCTGCACCGCGCCGGGATCGGGGTGATCCTGGACGTCGTCTTCAACCACACCGCGGAGGGCGGCGGGACTGGTCCGACCATCAGTTTCAAGGGCTTGGGAAACGAGGTCTTCTATCACCTGAATTTCACCGACCGCCGCCTCTACCGCGACTACACCGGCTGCGGCAACACGGTGAACTGCAACCACCCGATCGTCACCCGCTTCCTGGTGGATGCGCTGCTTTACTGGGTGCAGCAAATGCATGTGGACGGCTTCCGCTTCGACCTGGCCAGCGCCCTGGCCCGCGGGGAGGACGGCAACCCCCTCTATCATGCCCCGTTCTTGTGGGCCACCGAGTTGTCTCCGTTGTTGAACCGCTCCCACATCATCGCCGAGGCCTGGGACGCCGGCGGGCTCTATCAGGTGGGCGACTTCCCGGGCTTCCGCTGGGCCGAGTGGAACGGGCGCTACCGCGACCTGATGCGCGCCTTCGTGTGCGGTGACCCTGGTCTGATCCCGGAGGTCGCCACCCGCATCGCCGGTTCCAGCGACCTCTACCAGGCGCGCGGGCGGCGGCCGGCCAACTCGGTGAACTTCATCACCTGTCACGACGGCTTCTGCCTGTGGGACCTGGTGAGCTACGAGACCAAGCGCAACCTGGCCAACGGCGAGGGCAACCGCGACGGCAGCGACCAGAATATCAATTGGAACTGTGGGGTCGAGGGGCCGACCGACGATCCCGCCATCCTGGCCCTGCGCCGCCGTCAGGCGCGCAACTTCATCGGCATCCTGATGCTGAGCCAGGGGGTGCCCATGCTGCTGTCCGGGGATGAGATCCTGCGCAGCAAGGACGGCAACAACAACACCTACTGCCAGGACAATGAACTGTCCTGGTTCGACTGGAGCCAGGTGGAGGCGCAACGGCCCATGCTCGAGTATGTGCGCGGCCTGATCGCCCTGCGCCGCCGCCATCCGAGCCTGACCCGCGACCGCTTCCTCACCGGGGCGCCGGAGCCCGGGCAGGACCTGCCGGACATCGCCTGGCACGGGCTGCAGCTCGACAAACCACGCTGGTCGGTCCCCGACAACCGCGCCCTCGCCTTCACCCTGGCCGGGGTCAGCGCCGCGGAACCGCCGCTGCACGTCATGTTCAATATGTGGGAGGATGCACTCGAGTTCGCGGTGCCGCCCCTGCCGGGCCGGCGCTGGACCCTGGCCGTGGACACCATGGCGGAGCCGGGCGTCTTCCCGCCGGACACCCCGGCCCCCATGACGGCCGGGCAGATCCGCGTCGGCGCCCACGCCCTGGTGGTGCTGGAGGCCCACCCGGTCTGA
- a CDS encoding SDR family NAD(P)-dependent oxidoreductase — MYNPLSLEGKRIMVTGASSGIGRACAEMISRLGGEVVLVARDEQRLRQTLESLDGSGHEVHRFDLSDSDATPAWMKQVTLSGKVLSGMVHCAGIEITLPIKTMKFADYRRLMSINLDAAYALSKGFRQRNVGSPASSIVFISSVAAIKAMPGMIAYATSKAALYGLTRSLAVELVRDGIRVNCVTPGLVETEMKIQMDRKRTPEQMQAVRASHLLGLGTTMDVAHAVVFLLAETGRWITGSNLVVDGGYSIN; from the coding sequence ATGTACAATCCACTGAGTCTCGAAGGGAAACGCATCATGGTCACCGGGGCATCCTCTGGTATTGGTCGTGCGTGCGCAGAAATGATCAGTCGGTTAGGGGGGGAAGTCGTACTAGTGGCCCGCGATGAACAGCGGCTACGCCAGACCCTAGAGAGCCTGGATGGCAGTGGACACGAAGTGCATCGATTTGATCTAAGTGATTCAGACGCGACTCCCGCATGGATGAAACAAGTGACTCTATCGGGAAAGGTGCTATCGGGCATGGTTCATTGCGCTGGCATTGAAATCACCCTGCCAATCAAGACTATGAAGTTCGCCGATTATCGCCGCTTGATGAGCATCAACCTGGATGCTGCGTATGCGTTGTCCAAGGGATTTAGACAGCGGAATGTGGGGTCTCCAGCGTCGTCGATCGTATTCATTTCTTCAGTGGCGGCAATTAAGGCGATGCCCGGGATGATTGCTTACGCTACTAGCAAAGCCGCGCTGTATGGTTTGACGCGGAGTCTTGCGGTTGAGCTGGTTCGAGATGGAATTCGAGTGAACTGCGTAACCCCTGGTCTTGTCGAGACGGAGATGAAAATTCAGATGGATAGAAAGAGAACGCCAGAGCAGATGCAGGCTGTTCGGGCTAGTCACCTATTGGGATTAGGCACTACAATGGATGTCGCGCACGCAGTGGTCTTTCTACTCGCTGAGACCGGCCGATGGATTACCGGATCGAATTTGGTCGTGGACGGGGGTTACTCGATTAATTAG
- a CDS encoding GNAT family N-acetyltransferase has translation MISLQRYGIILRQIGPDDLEKVRLWRNGPDVVKYMAYRDEITPQMQQRWFQGLCKRGDLYFLICDAGKDVGVINLKDIDRQKQEAEGGIFMGAEEFCNSLTPFRASLCLADFGFEVLGLQRIRAHILDGNRRAIRYNTLLGYKPTQIIVDQSNRRYYLERADHYHHVLPRLAKVMGYQP, from the coding sequence ATGATCAGTCTCCAGCGTTACGGCATAATCCTGCGTCAGATCGGGCCGGATGATCTGGAAAAGGTTCGCTTATGGCGGAACGGTCCCGACGTGGTGAAGTATATGGCCTATCGGGATGAGATCACCCCGCAAATGCAGCAGCGCTGGTTTCAAGGACTGTGCAAGCGAGGTGACTTGTATTTTCTGATTTGCGACGCCGGGAAAGATGTCGGGGTCATCAACCTCAAGGATATCGACAGGCAGAAACAAGAAGCCGAGGGCGGCATTTTCATGGGGGCGGAGGAATTCTGCAATTCGTTGACTCCTTTTCGGGCCTCGCTCTGTCTCGCGGACTTCGGTTTTGAAGTGTTGGGCCTGCAGCGAATCAGAGCCCACATCCTTGATGGCAACCGTAGGGCCATTCGCTACAATACCTTGCTTGGCTATAAGCCGACGCAGATCATTGTGGATCAGTCTAACCGCCGTTATTATCTCGAGCGGGCGGACCACTACCACCATGTTTTACCCAGACTTGCGAAGGTCATGGGCTATCAACCATAG
- the gnd gene encoding phosphogluconate dehydrogenase (NAD(+)-dependent, decarboxylating): protein MQLGMIGLGRMGANMVLRLLRAGHQCVVYDRDAAAVAALVEAGAIGAADPADLCARLTPPRNAWIMVPAAVVERVIDDLLPHLGAGDTLIDGGNSNYRDDLAHAARLAPLGIHFIDCGTSGGVWGLERGYCLMIGGEAQAVERLDPILRSLAPGLGDIERTAGRTDPPSRAEQGYLHCGPSGAGHFVKMVHNGIEYALMGAYAEGFNLLRHAGAGRADRPADAETAPLRNPEHYQYQFDLAAVAEVWRRGSVVASWLLDLTATALQADPELAQFGGRVSDSGEGRWTSLAAIETGTPAPLLTAALFERFSSRGEADFANQVLSAMRYQFGGHRERIKD, encoded by the coding sequence ATGCAACTCGGAATGATCGGCCTCGGCCGGATGGGCGCCAACATGGTCCTGCGCCTGCTGCGCGCCGGGCACCAGTGTGTCGTCTATGACCGGGATGCCGCAGCGGTGGCCGCGCTGGTCGAGGCGGGCGCGATCGGCGCCGCGGACCCAGCCGACCTCTGCGCCCGGCTGACCCCGCCGCGCAACGCGTGGATCATGGTCCCGGCCGCGGTGGTCGAGCGGGTCATCGACGACCTGCTGCCCCATCTGGGCGCCGGGGACACCCTCATCGACGGGGGCAACTCGAACTATCGCGACGACCTTGCGCACGCCGCCCGCCTCGCACCGCTGGGCATCCATTTCATCGACTGCGGGACCAGCGGCGGCGTCTGGGGCCTGGAGCGGGGCTATTGCCTGATGATCGGCGGCGAGGCGCAGGCGGTCGAGCGCCTGGACCCGATCCTTAGGTCGCTGGCCCCCGGCCTCGGCGACATCGAGCGCACCGCCGGACGGACCGACCCGCCCAGCCGTGCGGAACAGGGCTATCTGCACTGCGGGCCGAGCGGTGCCGGACACTTCGTCAAGATGGTCCACAACGGGATCGAATACGCCCTGATGGGCGCCTATGCGGAGGGCTTCAACCTCCTGAGGCACGCCGGGGCCGGGCGCGCGGACCGGCCGGCGGACGCTGAGACGGCGCCGCTGCGCAACCCCGAACACTACCAGTACCAATTCGACCTGGCCGCGGTGGCCGAGGTCTGGCGGCGCGGCAGCGTGGTCGCCTCCTGGCTCCTGGATCTGACCGCCACCGCGCTTCAGGCCGACCCGGAACTTGCACAATTCGGCGGGCGGGTGTCAGACTCCGGTGAGGGCCGCTGGACCAGCCTCGCCGCGATCGAGACCGGGACCCCGGCGCCGCTCTTGACCGCCGCATTGTTCGAGCGCTTCAGTTCCCGCGGCGAGGCGGATTTCGCCAATCAGGTCCTGTCGGCCATGCGTTACCAATTCGGGGGACATCGCGAGCGAATCAAGGACTGA
- a CDS encoding class I SAM-dependent methyltransferase yields MANADYILGPDGIHQPPTSVEHRDEEYPERGFDTLWAMQERHFWYRGRHRFLLGALDRYHAAGEAPWAAVDLGGGVGGWVRYLSDHRQGLFQSLALADSSRVALGMAANVLPAGTRRFQVDLTNLGWSEHWDVVFLLDVIEHLPDDLRALREARQALKPGGLLFVTTPALPQFWSYNDEIAQHLRRYTRQDFARLAKSAGLQLCDARYFMFLLSPLYWLARRRPGVAKMTETEKREIALRAHRVPARPINVVLTAIFAAETPLGHQVRFPWGTSILAVFRKPYCHV; encoded by the coding sequence ATGGCGAACGCCGACTACATTCTCGGCCCGGATGGTATCCATCAGCCGCCAACTTCGGTCGAACACCGGGATGAGGAGTACCCGGAGCGTGGCTTCGACACCCTGTGGGCGATGCAGGAGCGGCATTTCTGGTATCGTGGTCGCCATCGTTTCTTGCTGGGTGCGCTTGATCGGTACCACGCCGCTGGCGAGGCCCCGTGGGCTGCCGTCGACCTTGGCGGGGGGGTGGGGGGATGGGTGCGCTATCTGTCAGACCACCGACAGGGCCTGTTTCAATCCCTGGCGTTGGCCGATTCCTCCCGGGTCGCGCTCGGGATGGCGGCCAATGTTCTGCCCGCGGGCACGCGGCGCTTCCAAGTCGATCTCACGAACCTTGGCTGGTCCGAGCACTGGGATGTCGTCTTTCTCTTGGACGTGATCGAGCACCTGCCGGACGACCTGCGCGCATTGCGCGAGGCGCGTCAGGCCCTCAAGCCGGGTGGCCTGCTGTTCGTCACGACCCCGGCTCTGCCCCAGTTCTGGAGCTACAATGATGAGATTGCCCAACATCTTCGTCGGTATACCCGCCAGGATTTCGCGCGTCTAGCCAAGTCGGCTGGCCTCCAACTCTGCGATGCCCGCTACTTCATGTTTCTGCTCAGTCCGCTGTACTGGCTTGCCCGGCGTCGGCCGGGGGTCGCCAAGATGACCGAGACAGAGAAGCGCGAGATTGCGCTTCGTGCCCATCGCGTCCCGGCGCGGCCAATCAACGTGGTACTTACCGCTATCTTCGCAGCCGAAACACCGCTCGGCCACCAGGTCCGCTTCCCTTGGGGCACATCGATCCTCGCGGTTTTTCGTAAACCATACTGCCATGTCTAG
- the rffA gene encoding dTDP-4-amino-4,6-dideoxygalactose transaminase translates to MQIPYNKPYLGGKELWYIAQAHAKGQMAGDGSFTKQCQGWLENRTGCRKALLTHSCTAALEMSAILADIQPGDEVIMPSFTFVSTANAFVLRGGVPVFVDIRPDTLNLDETRIEAAITPRTRAIVPVHYAGVACEMDVIMALAERYGLLVIEDAAQGIMSSYRGRPLGSIGHLGTLSFHETKNIISGEGGALLISDPALADRAEIIREKGTNRSQFFRGQVDKYTWVDIGSSYLPGEIIAAFLWAQMEEAGVITARRLALWERYHAAFEPLERAGRVRRPSVPDGCGHNGHLYYLLLRDLDDRTAFIATMKQAEISCVFHYVPLHSAPLGRQVGRAAGTLAVTSELAERLVRLPLWLGLEGEQEQVIEAVGRALEDETRR, encoded by the coding sequence GTGCAAATTCCATATAACAAACCTTACCTTGGCGGCAAAGAGCTTTGGTATATCGCGCAGGCCCATGCCAAGGGCCAGATGGCCGGCGATGGCAGCTTCACCAAGCAGTGTCAGGGGTGGCTGGAGAATCGAACCGGGTGCCGTAAGGCACTGTTGACGCACTCCTGTACGGCGGCGCTGGAGATGTCCGCCATCCTCGCCGACATCCAGCCGGGCGACGAGGTGATCATGCCGTCCTTCACCTTCGTTTCCACTGCCAATGCCTTCGTCCTGCGTGGCGGCGTACCGGTGTTTGTGGACATTCGTCCCGATACGCTCAACCTGGACGAAACCAGGATCGAGGCGGCCATCACCCCGCGCACCCGAGCCATCGTGCCGGTCCACTATGCGGGCGTGGCCTGTGAGATGGACGTCATCATGGCGCTCGCCGAGCGTTATGGGCTACTGGTGATCGAGGACGCGGCGCAGGGGATCATGTCATCCTATCGGGGCCGGCCGCTCGGCAGTATCGGGCATCTTGGAACCCTGAGCTTTCATGAGACCAAGAACATTATCTCCGGCGAGGGCGGGGCGCTCTTGATCAGTGACCCAGCGCTCGCCGACCGCGCCGAGATCATCCGCGAGAAGGGCACGAATCGCAGTCAGTTTTTTCGCGGTCAGGTGGACAAGTACACGTGGGTCGACATCGGCTCGTCCTATCTGCCGGGGGAAATCATCGCGGCCTTTCTCTGGGCGCAGATGGAGGAGGCGGGTGTCATCACCGCCCGGCGGCTTGCGCTGTGGGAGCGCTATCATGCGGCTTTTGAACCGCTGGAGCGCGCCGGGCGGGTGCGCCGGCCAAGCGTTCCGGACGGCTGCGGGCACAATGGACATCTTTACTACCTGCTGTTGCGCGATCTCGATGATCGTACGGCCTTTATTGCGACGATGAAGCAGGCGGAGATTTCCTGCGTCTTTCACTATGTTCCGCTGCATAGCGCACCCCTGGGGCGGCAGGTGGGGCGCGCGGCTGGAACCTTGGCGGTAACCAGCGAGTTGGCTGAGCGGCTGGTGCGCTTGCCCCTATGGCTGGGGTTGGAGGGCGAGCAGGAACAGGTGATCGAGGCGGTGGGGCGGGCCTTGGAGGACGAGACACGGCGGTGA
- a CDS encoding ATP-binding cassette domain-containing protein codes for MAHIQRQLDDRGGWEIEQRTERVISRLGLDAETPFNALCAIGPNGVGKSTLCGSCSGTWSPSPGPSAAAAIFGSPISTRCAPSSTRSAASRTTSSAAATRCWWTARAATSCRLRDFLFSPERARQPVKALSGGERNRLLLAKLCTRPVNLPEFEFDQRVAW; via the coding sequence TTGGCGCACATCCAGCGGCAGTTGGACGACCGCGGTGGTTGGGAGATCGAGCAGCGCACCGAGCGTGTCATCTCCCGCTTGGGGCTGGACGCCGAGACGCCCTTCAATGCCCTCTGCGCCATCGGACCCAATGGGGTCGGCAAGAGCACCCTGTGCGGTTCCTGCTCGGGGACCTGGAGCCCCAGTCCGGGACCATCCGCCGCGGCAGCAATCTTCGGTTCGCCGATTTCGACCAGATGCGCGCCCAGCTCGACCCGGAGCGCAGCGTCCAGGACAACGTCGTCGGCGGCAGCGACCAGGTGCTGGTGGACGGCCAGAGCCGCCACGTCCTGTCGTCTGCGCGACTTCCTGTTCAGCCCGGAGCGCGCTCGCCAGCCCGTCAAGGCCCTGTCCGGGGGCGAGCGCAACCGGCTCTTGCTCGCCAAGCTCTGCACCCGCCCGGTCAACCTGCCAGAGTTCGAGTTCGACCAGCGGGTCGCTTGGTAA
- a CDS encoding 3-oxoacyl-ACP synthase III family protein — translation MSEATFQGVRIRGVAAAVPELVRTLADDAMVFDATEVEKISASTGVRQRHVGMTLTTADLCQAAAERLLAESGCARESIDAVIFISQTPDYRLPATSCCLQQRLGLSQQCAAFDVSLGCSGYLYGLWLASGMISCGAIRRALVLAGDTSLRICSPEDRSVALLFADGGTATIVERHDATAPSHFVLGTDGSGEPHLNIPAGGFRMRSSPEMFIRREFEGGNRRAATDLYMNGAEIFSFTLRVVPALVKKVLERAGLAAEGVDQFVFHQANKFMLDHLIKRMKLAPEKCLLGLENYGNTSSASIPLAMVTHLGERLRREELSLVLAGFGVGFSWGGASLRCGPMTVPALVLVPEPLRP, via the coding sequence ATGAGTGAAGCGACATTCCAGGGCGTCCGTATCCGCGGAGTGGCGGCTGCGGTCCCGGAGCTGGTGCGTACCCTTGCCGACGATGCCATGGTCTTCGACGCTACTGAAGTCGAGAAGATCAGCGCGAGTACCGGAGTCAGGCAGCGGCATGTCGGTATGACGCTCACCACCGCAGACCTTTGCCAGGCGGCGGCAGAACGATTGCTTGCTGAAAGCGGATGTGCCCGCGAGTCGATCGATGCGGTCATCTTCATCTCACAAACGCCCGATTACCGACTGCCAGCCACGAGCTGTTGCTTACAGCAGCGCCTCGGTCTTTCCCAGCAGTGCGCCGCCTTCGATGTCAGTCTGGGATGTTCCGGTTATCTATACGGACTGTGGTTGGCTTCAGGTATGATTTCCTGTGGTGCGATCCGGCGCGCTCTGGTTTTGGCGGGTGATACGAGCTTGAGGATCTGCTCTCCCGAGGACCGCTCGGTGGCGCTGCTCTTCGCTGATGGCGGTACGGCAACCATTGTCGAGCGACATGACGCTACCGCGCCGAGCCATTTTGTGCTTGGTACCGACGGGAGCGGTGAGCCGCACCTGAACATTCCCGCAGGCGGATTCCGTATGAGGAGTTCCCCAGAGATGTTCATCCGCCGTGAGTTCGAGGGAGGCAATAGGCGCGCCGCGACCGACCTTTACATGAACGGCGCGGAAATTTTTTCCTTCACTCTCCGGGTTGTGCCTGCGTTAGTCAAGAAAGTGCTCGAGAGAGCCGGACTAGCCGCCGAAGGCGTGGACCAGTTTGTCTTTCATCAGGCCAACAAGTTCATGCTTGATCACCTGATCAAGCGAATGAAGTTAGCGCCTGAGAAGTGCCTGCTGGGTCTGGAGAACTACGGCAACACCAGCTCGGCGTCGATCCCGCTGGCGATGGTCACGCATTTGGGCGAACGTTTGCGTCGCGAGGAACTCAGCCTGGTACTGGCCGGATTCGGGGTCGGTTTTTCGTGGGGTGGTGCGAGCCTGCGTTGCGGCCCTATGACCGTGCCGGCATTGGTGCTCGTTCCGGAACCACTGAGGCCATAA
- a CDS encoding 3-oxoacyl-ACP synthase III family protein, with the protein MKAKIGGVSYVLPQIKLTNADLVRDYADWTVDKIAEKTGIDQRYIAAEGECASDLGIQAAEELFATGIASAADIDYLLFCTQSPDYFLPTSACIIQNRLGLRTAVGALDFNLGCSGYVYGLGLAKGLIETAQAATVLLITAETYSKFIHPGDRSVRTLFGDAATATLITTVPDDTEMIGPFIYGTDGAGARNLMVPAGGARQRSSAQTTVVSEDDQGNLRALDNLYMNGSEIFGFTLSSVPKAVKALLDKAGESIDTVDLFVFHQANRFMLEHLRKKCQIPQEKFVLAYQRFGNTVSCTIPIALKEAERSGQLRRGMRVMLVGFGVGYSWGGCFVEW; encoded by the coding sequence GTGAAAGCAAAAATTGGTGGGGTCAGCTATGTGCTGCCGCAGATCAAGCTCACTAATGCAGATCTAGTGCGGGATTATGCCGACTGGACAGTTGACAAGATTGCCGAAAAGACTGGTATCGATCAGCGCTATATTGCCGCTGAAGGAGAATGTGCGTCGGACTTGGGAATCCAAGCGGCCGAAGAGCTTTTTGCTACGGGTATTGCTTCTGCGGCCGATATCGACTATCTGTTGTTCTGTACTCAAAGTCCCGACTATTTTTTGCCGACATCGGCTTGCATCATCCAGAATCGCCTTGGTCTGCGAACAGCAGTCGGTGCCCTGGATTTCAATCTCGGCTGCTCCGGTTATGTTTATGGACTCGGCTTGGCCAAAGGGCTGATCGAAACCGCCCAGGCGGCGACGGTGCTTCTGATCACGGCTGAGACCTATAGCAAGTTTATACACCCCGGGGATCGTAGTGTGCGTACCCTCTTCGGCGATGCCGCGACGGCCACGCTGATAACGACAGTGCCGGACGACACCGAAATGATTGGCCCGTTCATCTATGGTACTGACGGTGCGGGGGCCAGGAATCTAATGGTTCCTGCCGGGGGGGCCCGACAGCGATCCTCGGCCCAGACGACTGTGGTCTCGGAAGATGATCAGGGTAATCTGCGTGCTCTGGATAATCTTTATATGAATGGGTCTGAGATTTTTGGATTTACACTGAGTAGTGTACCCAAGGCGGTGAAAGCGCTGTTGGACAAGGCTGGCGAGAGTATCGACACGGTGGATCTTTTTGTTTTTCACCAAGCTAACCGCTTCATGCTCGAACACTTGCGTAAGAAGTGCCAAATCCCGCAAGAGAAATTCGTCCTTGCTTATCAGCGCTTCGGGAACACCGTGTCCTGCACCATTCCCATTGCGCTAAAGGAAGCAGAGCGATCGGGACAACTCCGCAGGGGGATGCGAGTCATGTTGGTAGGCTTTGGCGTCGGCTATTCATGGGGAGGTTGCTTCGTCGAATGGTAA
- a CDS encoding glycosyltransferase family 2 protein, with translation METKVAMTLISVVIPVYKAEDCLRELYRRIRASLETMSADFEVIFVEDCGGDRSWAIMRDLAQLDPRVKGLQFSRNFGQHYGITAGLDYCRGDWVVVMDCDLQDQPEEIPRLYDKAQEGYDVVYARRALRQDSFFKRMSSRAFYAVFDYLTEQQSDPATANFGIYSRDVIDNFRRMRESVRAFPLFIRWLGFPSAAIDVEHAPRFSGKSSYTFNKLLHLAINSIVAQSNRPLRLSIKFGFVMAFCSLLFGCYAMLRYLIYSVPVMGWTSVIVSIYFLAGLMFINIGFLGLYIGRIYDEAKQRPLYVVREHLNLMQGSIGR, from the coding sequence GTGGAGACGAAAGTCGCGATGACATTAATTTCAGTTGTTATTCCCGTTTACAAGGCGGAAGATTGCCTGCGAGAGCTTTATCGACGAATAAGGGCTTCACTCGAGACCATGTCGGCGGATTTTGAAGTGATTTTCGTCGAAGATTGCGGTGGTGATCGTTCATGGGCGATCATGCGCGACCTGGCGCAGCTTGACCCTCGCGTCAAAGGCCTGCAATTTAGTCGCAACTTCGGCCAGCACTATGGGATTACTGCCGGCCTCGATTACTGTAGGGGGGACTGGGTGGTAGTCATGGACTGCGACCTGCAGGACCAACCCGAGGAAATCCCGCGGCTCTATGACAAGGCGCAAGAAGGGTATGACGTAGTCTATGCGCGTCGAGCGCTGCGCCAGGATTCTTTTTTCAAGCGCATGTCTTCGCGGGCTTTCTACGCTGTGTTCGACTATCTCACCGAGCAGCAGAGCGATCCGGCCACCGCTAATTTCGGGATCTACAGCCGCGACGTGATCGATAATTTTCGGCGCATGCGCGAGTCGGTGCGCGCGTTTCCTCTTTTTATACGGTGGTTGGGTTTTCCATCCGCCGCTATCGATGTCGAGCACGCTCCCCGTTTCAGCGGTAAATCAAGTTACACGTTTAATAAGCTACTACATCTGGCGATCAACTCCATCGTTGCGCAGTCGAATCGTCCTCTGCGTCTGTCGATAAAATTTGGCTTCGTCATGGCGTTCTGTTCTCTGTTATTCGGCTGCTACGCCATGCTGCGCTACTTGATTTATTCGGTCCCGGTAATGGGGTGGACTAGTGTGATCGTCTCAATCTATTTTTTGGCTGGCCTTATGTTTATCAACATCGGATTCCTTGGTCTCTATATTGGCCGCATTTATGATGAAGCCAAGCAGCGGCCGCTATATGTGGTTCGTGAGCATCTCAATCTGATGCAAGGTTCCATAGGCAGATAA
- a CDS encoding GtrA family protein, whose protein sequence is MYQTIGQFFRYGIVGVLSNAVGYLLYLGMTGVGIGPKVAMTLLYAIGVAQTFVFNKRWTFRHQGHLSIAFVRYIAAYGFGYFLNLFGLLLLVDHMGLPHQLVQGAMILTLAVMLFLAQKFWVFKPLIDVKT, encoded by the coding sequence ATGTACCAGACGATTGGGCAATTTTTTCGGTATGGTATCGTTGGTGTGTTGTCGAATGCCGTCGGTTATTTGCTTTATCTCGGCATGACCGGGGTTGGGATAGGCCCGAAAGTTGCGATGACGCTGCTATACGCGATCGGAGTCGCTCAAACTTTCGTCTTCAATAAGCGCTGGACCTTCCGGCACCAGGGCCATCTTAGTATCGCGTTTGTCCGATACATTGCAGCTTATGGCTTCGGTTATTTTCTCAACCTTTTCGGCTTGCTGCTCTTGGTCGATCACATGGGGCTGCCTCATCAACTCGTTCAGGGGGCGATGATTCTGACGCTTGCCGTGATGCTCTTCCTGGCACAGAAATTCTGGGTGTTCAAGCCCCTCATAGACGTCAAAACGTGA
- a CDS encoding acyl carrier protein, with product MNRQEFLTAMEEMLELDAGQLKGDESLADLPWDSLAVVSFIALADEHLDVAVSPQRLAQAKTIGEVLALVADKLN from the coding sequence ATGAATAGGCAAGAATTTCTTACCGCGATGGAAGAGATGCTCGAATTGGACGCCGGGCAACTGAAAGGGGATGAATCGTTGGCCGATCTTCCCTGGGACTCGTTGGCCGTCGTGTCCTTTATCGCCTTGGCCGATGAGCATCTTGATGTCGCGGTCAGTCCGCAGCGCCTGGCTCAAGCCAAGACTATTGGTGAGGTGCTGGCGCTGGTGGCAGATAAGCTCAATTGA